In Felis catus isolate Fca126 chromosome B1, F.catus_Fca126_mat1.0, whole genome shotgun sequence, the sequence GTGTGTTCCAGAGCACCCctgccttccccgccccctcccccagctcttccCCTAGCTGCAGCCACGCCTGCTTCTGGATGCAACGCGAAGTTATTTAACGCTGCAATTAGCCGGCAGAGTGAGTCATCTGCTCCCTCGGCCTCGCTGCTGCAGCAGCGGAGACGGTGTGGAAGGAACCACGGGCGCAGGCCCAGCCGCTCGGCCCGGTGGGACCTCAGAGGGCCTTCCAGAGACGTCCCATCCCAGATCGCCTTTCAGCAAGAGGATGCAGGGCCCGGAGAGGCCTGGGGGAAGGCCATCCCCCTCGCCCCGCACACCCCACGCCTTCCTTTCACCCACCTTGAGGTCCGGTGGTCAGAAAGAGGCGGTttaccgccccctccccccaaccgtGGCACTCAGGCCGTGAACCGCCTTCTGATGAAATTAACTCACACTCACCCGAGCCCTGGTGAAATTCCTGCATGATCCCGGAGCAGGGCTTTTTTAGACTAACGTCCAAGGCTTCACCTCCAGTTGGGCAGCGTCCCTACCacctccccgcctctccccacccccacccccacgcacaGCAGCGGGCGATTTCCAGGGTGCGCTGGAGCGTCCCAGCAGCACCTGATCTCCTTCGCCCACCCTTTCCTGGCATCCAGACTCCCCGCACCcatcccccccgcccacccccacccccacccccagcacccaggctcaccccttccctgggctcccttctcccctctcctccccacctggactctctcccttcctctgtcctcctccctcccctgtcccgcAGACTggcccccctccccttctgcaCCCAGGCTCTCCCTCCTACCCCACCAGCACCCGggctcccttcttccccctctccctgcaccccaaGCCAACTTCCTCAGGCTTCCAGGCCGCTGGTAGGCCGGTGGTGGGCGTGGAGCCTGGTCGCGGGAGAAGAGCAGCCTTAGGGGCCCGAGAGGTGGGAGGTACTGGGGAGTGGGCCCCTAGAGGAGTCCGGGGTAGaaagacctggggtgggggtggggggtcgtgTTCCCAGAGCGGCCGGGAGAGTGGGAGGCAGGCGGAGAGGCGCGAGGGAGGAGGGGGGTCACTTCTCCTTGGGGAGGCGGCAGAGGGGAGTCCTAGGGGCTGCGGGGGTTGAGGGtggagaggggggcgggggaaggcGGCGCCTGGGCCGGGCGCACGGGgcggcgggtggggtggggggagtggagcGTCCAGGGAGGGGCGCcgcgggctggggagggggcgcgcGCGCCCTGCGGTCCTCCGCGCCGCATCGGTTCCCGGCGcggggccgcggcggcggcggcggcggcggcggcggcggcggcggcgggaggcggAGGATGCGGACTCCGGCGCCGGCGGCGCGGGCCCGGGAGGACGcgggaggatgaggaggaggccGGCGGTCCGGCCGCGCGGCGCCGGGAGGAGGCGcaggcggcgggggcggcggcgggcggcggcggcggcgggcgcgcggGGTGCGGGCCGGCTCGGGCGCGGAGGATGAAGTGGAGCGTCCGCGGGGCCTGCGCCGCgctctcctcctgcctcctgctcgCCTGCGCGCTCAGCGCCGCCGCCGTCGGCCTCAAGTGCTTCTCGCTGGGCTCGGAGCTGCGCGGGGAGCCGTTCCGGCTGGGGGCGGCCGCCGGCGCCTTCTACTCGGGGCTGCTGCTGGCCGCCGGCCTTTCGCTGCTCGGCGCCGCCCTGCTCTGCTGCGGGCCCCGGGACGCGCCGCTCGCGGGGTCGGGCCCGGGCCCGGGGCTCGGGGTCCCCGCGGCCGCGGCGGGGGCTCCCGAGGCTGCGCCGGGAGAGCCGGGGGCCGCGGCCGGGCCCTCGGGGCCGGGGAGCAGCCAGAACCTGCTGCTGCTCGGCGTCCTCGTCTTCATGCTCGGGGTCCTCAGCGCCTTCGCGGGCGCCGTGATCGACGGCGACACCGTGTCCCTCGTGGAGCGCAAGTACTCCCACTACTGCCTGCCCCCGCGCGcgccggcccccggccccgccgccgccgccgccgccgccgccgcccccggcccggcccccggcGCGCCGCGCGCCCGCAGCACCCTGGACAGCGCCACGTCGGCCAAGTGCCGCCAGCTCAAGGACTACCAGCGCGGCCTGGTGCTCTCCACCGTCTTCAACTCGCTCGAGTGCCTGCTGGGCCTGCTCAGCCTCCTGCTCGTCAAGAACTACCGCGCGTCGCAGGCGCGGCGCGGCCGGCGCGGCCGGCGGAGGGCGGCCCGGGCCCTGGCGCGGCCCCGCGGCGGCCCCGGGCTCCGCGCGCAGCCGCCAGCCTCCCGGGcgcggcggggccggcggggccgGCGCGGTCGGCGGCTGCAGCCGCGGCCGAGCGACGCTTCCATCCTGTCCCCGGAGGACTCGGACGTGGCCGCCCCGGGGGACTGCGCTGGCTTCGGGGCGCACCACGCAGTCTCCTACATCAACGTGGGCGTCTTCCACGCGCTCGACGAGGCGGGTGTGGAGGTGTGCTGCGGAGGGCACCCGTCGGTGGAGCTGCCGGGGTACGCGCCCTCGGACCCCGACCTCAACGCCTCCTACCCCTACTGCTGCCGGCAGCCCTGCGAGGCCGCGCGCCCCTGGGAGCCGAGCCGGGCCTGCTGAGCCCCGGGGCCCTCCCCGGaaggacggacggacggacggacggcgCGCCAGCCGGCGCGGGCCTCCCCGGCCGACCACCGCCCGCCGCCCGCGAGCGAGGACCAGGCCTGCCGTGGACATGCCGCGGAGATGCACCTTCAGGGGTGGACTGGCCTCGCGTCGCTGAGGGCCCCTCGCCGAGAGACTGGGCCTCCAGTATTACCATTTCTGTGTCTGGGaggtttctcttcttttctgtgtctgttcGTATCCGGATTCCGTTTTAAAGTTTACAATAAATGTTTCGGGGCTGCCTCGCCCCCATCGCACTTCTCTTTGGCAAAGTCCGGTCCAGGGTGAGAGCTCAGAAAGAGAGGGTGATTTCGCGGGAGGAAGAACCCTCGCCGAGAGGACAGAAGGAGCAGAATGGCAGAAGTGAAAACGCACCCAACAAGCGACACTTTGTACACGGATGTGCCTGCTTTTGTTGATACTTTCTTACTGTAAAGCTCTCCATAAACAGTGAAAATGTTTGGTAAATTTATTGCAATTTAAAATTGGTTAGTTCCTTTATTAAATTAATTGCTATGTTATTGGAGATATTCATCAAATTGGAGTTAGAGGGTGTCGACACACAACCCGCTTTGGGGCCAGTGGTTGGACCTGGTCAGACAAACGCTGAGTTGGAGTTTTCTGCTGGGCGGTTGCCTCCATCCAACCTCTTCCTGCAGTTAACTTCCCTGTGTGTGTACCAGGTCCCAAAcgtttctttttttggaaattgGCGGTGGGGTTTCTACTGCAAAGCTGAGCTTATTTTTGGTTAGT encodes:
- the TMEM271 gene encoding transmembrane protein 271, with translation MKWSVRGACAALSSCLLLACALSAAAVGLKCFSLGSELRGEPFRLGAAAGAFYSGLLLAAGLSLLGAALLCCGPRDAPLAGSGPGPGLGVPAAAAGAPEAAPGEPGAAAGPSGPGSSQNLLLLGVLVFMLGVLSAFAGAVIDGDTVSLVERKYSHYCLPPRAPAPGPAAAAAAAAAPGPAPGAPRARSTLDSATSAKCRQLKDYQRGLVLSTVFNSLECLLGLLSLLLVKNYRASQARRGRRGRRRAARALARPRGGPGLRAQPPASRARRGRRGRRGRRLQPRPSDASILSPEDSDVAAPGDCAGFGAHHAVSYINVGVFHALDEAGVEVCCGGHPSVELPGYAPSDPDLNASYPYCCRQPCEAARPWEPSRAC